One segment of Triticum aestivum cultivar Chinese Spring chromosome 2A, IWGSC CS RefSeq v2.1, whole genome shotgun sequence DNA contains the following:
- the LOC123189225 gene encoding uncharacterized protein At4g26450 isoform X2 (The sequence of the model RefSeq protein was modified relative to this genomic sequence to represent the inferred CDS: added 159 bases not found in genome assembly), with protein sequence MVRQPAAVRPCAFALPLHARARDFSHFPSVACSLSPCICSLPRMDRGQQQQQQGVSLQPHRFDHPRMQYPQHGGGRSRVPPFARGGRGQKHFYRQPPPPPPSIQPGAPARHRYEVLMEAGRLAAEYLVAKGVLPPASLQRGGGAGWGQMPPAPPLPQAQEAPAFYDSRRNGRQRLDDEYGNPNPRSRRNHGGDYNGGDNGNYNGRGKRKFGAYNRNSEWGRDRERSRDYLDSRNYGDDDEEDRAPGYRRDRRASAGIDEVGSSVSGVAGDRPTSKLEAVGESELEDTGSKVSSNSNVRKDVDVVQEVQNENEANKMEEDAKVSDSEVVEKGINSESIHTNASSGVVEEGEINHSPVPSDDKPDDGSIMDEKAEHDKSLDDKAEDEKGSSVENNLHGGCQNLLSNCNFARAPTRPRSIPAHRNGASTHRDTALAKQVDLAPPMVIDESANDSSLTNVQGDNKDHLVCLEHTDPSLACNQMVEHVGLQEAAAQTEIRDVQEQNSTAQHYTVQEIKECDGLNPTLASQHDCSKLQVREEVQIYNIDTPPQHEDLIDSADKGKTTDSVELLPNIKDEAVVTIKQEELGQSSSFKICDLNLIGSPELADIRNDPGFGQCSNVVCSMEVQNQQPFDFGTTVGNNASNTDRFSQIPLNDKVIQIIDIEDDPPIEPSVSDTLRPNEMVYPSMDNMMSSSVNTNIFPGTQDGYNIAIPDFLGADMPCYPPLHADLHAEMGLNDPEVITVMDDPIYDSLGDIGFMEVWDQQPPDYKFF encoded by the exons GGCGTCAGCCTGCAGCCGCACCGATTCGACCACCCCCGGATGCAGTACCCGCAGCACGGCGGCGGCCGCAGCCGCGTGCCGCCGTTCgcgcgcggcggccgcggccaGAAGCACTTCTATCGGCagcccccaccgccgccgccgtccattcaGCCGGGCGCGCCCGCGCGACACAGGTACGAGGTGCTCATGGaggccggccgcctcgccgccgagTACCTGGTGGCCAAAGGCGTGCTCCCGCCGGCATCGCTGCAGCGGGGCGGTGGAGCTGGGTGGGGTCAGATGCCGCCCGCGCCTCCGTTGCCGCAGGCTCAGGAAGCCCCCGCGTTCTACGACTCCCGCCGGAATGGCCGACAGCGTCTTGATGATGAGTACGGTAATCCTAACCCCCGCTCACGCCGGAACCATGGTGGTGATTACAATGGCGGTGACAATGGTAACTACAATGGGAGGGGGAAGAGGAAGTTTGGGGCTTACAACAGGAATTCAGAGTGGGGCCGGGACAGGGAGAGGAGTAGGGATTATTTGGATAGCCGGAATTAtggtgatgatgacgaggaggataGGGCTCCTGGGTATAGGAGGGACCGGCGAGCCAGTGCTGGGATTGATGAGGTTGGGAGTAGTGTCTCGGGCGTGGCCGGGGACAGACCAACATCGAAGCTGGAGGCTGTGGGGGAGTCAGAGTTGGAGGATACTGGCTCAAAGGTGAGCTCTAACAGTAATGTCAGGAAGGATGTTGATGTCGTGCAAGAGGTGCAGAATGAGAATGAGGCTAATAAAATGGAGGAGGATGCTAAGGTGTCTGATTCGGAGGTCGTTGAGAAAGGGATCAACAGTGAGAGTATTCATACTAATGCTTCTTCTGGTGTTGTTGAGGAGGGGGAGATAAATCATTCGCCAGTGCCCTCAGATGACAAGCCTGATGATGGTAGTATTATGGACGAGAAGGCTGAACATGACAAGAGTTTAGATGACAAGGCTGAAGATGAGAAGGGATCAAGCGTTGAAAATAATTTGCATGGTGGTTGTCAGAATTTGCTGAGCAATTGTAATTTTGCAAGAGCCCCAACAAGACCACGATCAATACCTGCTCATAGGAATGGAGCATCAACCCATAGAGATACTGCATTGGCCAAACAGGTAGATCTGGCTCCTCCGATGGTGATTGATGAATCAGCAAATGACAGCTCCTTGACTAATGTCCAGGGAGACAATAAAGATCACCTTGTCTGCCTAGAACATACTGACCCAAGTCTTGCTTGCAATCAAATGGTGGAACACGTGGGACTCCAAGAAGCAGCAGCACAAACTGAGATACGAGATGTGCAAGAACAGAACAGTACTGCACAACATTACACAGTTCAGGAAATTAAGGAGTGTGATGGACTGAATCCTACACTGGCTTCTCAGCACGATTGTTCGAAGCTTCAAGTGAGGGAAGAAGTGCAAATTTACAATATTGATACACCACCACAACATGAAGACTTGATTGATTCAGCTGATAAAGGGAAAACAACAGATAGTGTGGAATTATTACCTAATATCAAAGATGAAGCTGTTGTCACGATAAAACAGGAAGAACTTGGTCAATCTAGCTCATTTAAAATATGTGATCTCAACCTCATTGGTAGTCCAGAGCTTGCTGATATACGAAATGATCCTGGTTTTGGCCAGTGCTCCAATGTTGTATGTTCAATGGAGGTGCAAAATCAGCAGCCTTTTGATTTTGGAACAACTGTGGGTAACAATGCTAGTAACACTGACAGATTTTCCCAAATTCCGTTAAACGATAAGGTTATTCAAATAATTGATATTGAAGATGACCCTCCAATTGAACCTAGTGTGTCTGATACTTTAAGACCAAA TGAGATGGTATATCCAAGCATGGATAATATGATGAGCTCTAGTGTGAACACAAACATTTTCCCTGGCACGCAAGATGGTTATAACATCGCAATTCCAGATTTCCTTGGTGCTGATATGCCATGCTACCCACCATTACATGCAGACCTTCATGCCGAGATGGGCCTAAATGATCCAGAG GTCATTACTGTCATGGATGATCCAATATATGATTCTCTAGGTGATATTG GTTTTATGGAGGTTTGGGATCAGCAGCCTCCGGACTACAAATTCTTCTGA
- the LOC123189225 gene encoding uncharacterized protein At4g26450 isoform X1 (The sequence of the model RefSeq protein was modified relative to this genomic sequence to represent the inferred CDS: added 159 bases not found in genome assembly), which produces MVRQPAAVRPCAFALPLHARARDFSHFPSVACSLSPCICSLPRMDRGQQQQQQGVSLQPHRFDHPRMQYPQHGGGRSRVPPFARGGRGQKHFYRQPPPPPPSIQPGAPARHRYEVLMEAGRLAAEYLVAKGVLPPASLQRGGGAGWGQMPPAPPLPQAQEAPAFYDSRRNGRQRLDDEYGNPNPRSRRNHGGDYNGGDNGNYNGRGKRKFGAYNRNSEWGRDRERSRDYLDSRNYGDDDEEDRAPGYRRDRRASAGIDEVGSSVSGVAGDRPTSKLEAVGESELEDTGSKVSSNSNVRKDVDVVQEVQNENEANKMEEDAKVSDSEVVEKGINSESIHTNASSGVVEEGEINHSPVPSDDKPDDGSIMDEKAEHDKSLDDKAEDEKGSSVENNLHGGCQNLLSNCNFARAPTRPRSIPAHRNGASTHRDTALAKQVDLAPPMVIDESANDSSLTNVQGDNKDHLVCLEHTDPSLACNQMVEHVGLQEAAAQTEIRDVQEQNSTAQHYTVQEIKECDGLNPTLASQHDCSKLQVREEVQIYNIDTPPQHEDLIDSADKGKTTDSVELLPNIKDEAVVTIKQEELGQSSSFKICDLNLIGSPELADIRNDPGFGQCSNVVCSMEVQNQQPFDFGTTVGNNASNTDRFSQIPLNDKVIQIIDIEDDPPIEPSVSDTLRPKSEMVYPSMDNMMSSSVNTNIFPGTQDGYNIAIPDFLGADMPCYPPLHADLHAEMGLNDPEVITVMDDPIYDSLGDIGFMEVWDQQPPDYKFF; this is translated from the exons GGCGTCAGCCTGCAGCCGCACCGATTCGACCACCCCCGGATGCAGTACCCGCAGCACGGCGGCGGCCGCAGCCGCGTGCCGCCGTTCgcgcgcggcggccgcggccaGAAGCACTTCTATCGGCagcccccaccgccgccgccgtccattcaGCCGGGCGCGCCCGCGCGACACAGGTACGAGGTGCTCATGGaggccggccgcctcgccgccgagTACCTGGTGGCCAAAGGCGTGCTCCCGCCGGCATCGCTGCAGCGGGGCGGTGGAGCTGGGTGGGGTCAGATGCCGCCCGCGCCTCCGTTGCCGCAGGCTCAGGAAGCCCCCGCGTTCTACGACTCCCGCCGGAATGGCCGACAGCGTCTTGATGATGAGTACGGTAATCCTAACCCCCGCTCACGCCGGAACCATGGTGGTGATTACAATGGCGGTGACAATGGTAACTACAATGGGAGGGGGAAGAGGAAGTTTGGGGCTTACAACAGGAATTCAGAGTGGGGCCGGGACAGGGAGAGGAGTAGGGATTATTTGGATAGCCGGAATTAtggtgatgatgacgaggaggataGGGCTCCTGGGTATAGGAGGGACCGGCGAGCCAGTGCTGGGATTGATGAGGTTGGGAGTAGTGTCTCGGGCGTGGCCGGGGACAGACCAACATCGAAGCTGGAGGCTGTGGGGGAGTCAGAGTTGGAGGATACTGGCTCAAAGGTGAGCTCTAACAGTAATGTCAGGAAGGATGTTGATGTCGTGCAAGAGGTGCAGAATGAGAATGAGGCTAATAAAATGGAGGAGGATGCTAAGGTGTCTGATTCGGAGGTCGTTGAGAAAGGGATCAACAGTGAGAGTATTCATACTAATGCTTCTTCTGGTGTTGTTGAGGAGGGGGAGATAAATCATTCGCCAGTGCCCTCAGATGACAAGCCTGATGATGGTAGTATTATGGACGAGAAGGCTGAACATGACAAGAGTTTAGATGACAAGGCTGAAGATGAGAAGGGATCAAGCGTTGAAAATAATTTGCATGGTGGTTGTCAGAATTTGCTGAGCAATTGTAATTTTGCAAGAGCCCCAACAAGACCACGATCAATACCTGCTCATAGGAATGGAGCATCAACCCATAGAGATACTGCATTGGCCAAACAGGTAGATCTGGCTCCTCCGATGGTGATTGATGAATCAGCAAATGACAGCTCCTTGACTAATGTCCAGGGAGACAATAAAGATCACCTTGTCTGCCTAGAACATACTGACCCAAGTCTTGCTTGCAATCAAATGGTGGAACACGTGGGACTCCAAGAAGCAGCAGCACAAACTGAGATACGAGATGTGCAAGAACAGAACAGTACTGCACAACATTACACAGTTCAGGAAATTAAGGAGTGTGATGGACTGAATCCTACACTGGCTTCTCAGCACGATTGTTCGAAGCTTCAAGTGAGGGAAGAAGTGCAAATTTACAATATTGATACACCACCACAACATGAAGACTTGATTGATTCAGCTGATAAAGGGAAAACAACAGATAGTGTGGAATTATTACCTAATATCAAAGATGAAGCTGTTGTCACGATAAAACAGGAAGAACTTGGTCAATCTAGCTCATTTAAAATATGTGATCTCAACCTCATTGGTAGTCCAGAGCTTGCTGATATACGAAATGATCCTGGTTTTGGCCAGTGCTCCAATGTTGTATGTTCAATGGAGGTGCAAAATCAGCAGCCTTTTGATTTTGGAACAACTGTGGGTAACAATGCTAGTAACACTGACAGATTTTCCCAAATTCCGTTAAACGATAAGGTTATTCAAATAATTGATATTGAAGATGACCCTCCAATTGAACCTAGTGTGTCTGATACTTTAAGACCAAA AAGTGAGATGGTATATCCAAGCATGGATAATATGATGAGCTCTAGTGTGAACACAAACATTTTCCCTGGCACGCAAGATGGTTATAACATCGCAATTCCAGATTTCCTTGGTGCTGATATGCCATGCTACCCACCATTACATGCAGACCTTCATGCCGAGATGGGCCTAAATGATCCAGAG GTCATTACTGTCATGGATGATCCAATATATGATTCTCTAGGTGATATTG GTTTTATGGAGGTTTGGGATCAGCAGCCTCCGGACTACAAATTCTTCTGA
- the LOC123189225 gene encoding uncharacterized protein At4g26450 isoform X3 (The sequence of the model RefSeq protein was modified relative to this genomic sequence to represent the inferred CDS: added 159 bases not found in genome assembly), with translation MVRQPAAVRPCAFALPLHARARDFSHFPSVACSLSPCICSLPRMDRGQQQQQQGVSLQPHRFDHPRMQYPQHGGGRSRVPPFARGGRGQKHFYRQPPPPPPSIQPGAPARHRYEVLMEAGRLAAEYLVAKGVLPPASLQRGGGAGWGQMPPAPPLPQAQEAPAFYDSRRNGRQRLDDEYGNPNPRSRRNHGGDYNGGDNGNYNGRGKRKFGAYNRNSEWGRDRERSRDYLDSRNYGDDDEEDRAPGYRRDRRASAGIDEVGSSVSGVAGDRPTSKLEAVGESELEDTGSKVSSNSNVRKDVDVVQEVQNENEANKMEEDAKVSDSEVVEKGINSESIHTNASSGVVEEGEINHSPVPSDDKPDDGSIMDEKAEHDKSLDDKAEDEKGSSVENNLHGGCQNLLSNCNFARAPTRPRSIPAHRNGASTHRDTALAKQVDLAPPMVIDESANDSSLTNVQGDNKDHLVCLEHTDPSLACNQMVEHVGLQEAAAQTEIRDVQEQNSTAQHYTVQEIKECDGLNPTLASQHDCSKLQVREEVQIYNIDTPPQHEDLIDSADKGKTTDSVELLPNIKDEAVVTIKQEELGQSSSFKICDLNLIGSPELADIRNDPGFGQCSNVVCSMEVQNQQPFDFGTTVGNNASNTDRFSQIPLNDKVIQIIDIEDDPPIEPSVSDTLRPKSEMVYPSMDNMMSSSVNTNIFPGTQDGYNIAIPDFLGADMPCYPPLHADLHAEMGLNDPEVITVMDDPIYDSLGFMEVWDQQPPDYKFF, from the exons GGCGTCAGCCTGCAGCCGCACCGATTCGACCACCCCCGGATGCAGTACCCGCAGCACGGCGGCGGCCGCAGCCGCGTGCCGCCGTTCgcgcgcggcggccgcggccaGAAGCACTTCTATCGGCagcccccaccgccgccgccgtccattcaGCCGGGCGCGCCCGCGCGACACAGGTACGAGGTGCTCATGGaggccggccgcctcgccgccgagTACCTGGTGGCCAAAGGCGTGCTCCCGCCGGCATCGCTGCAGCGGGGCGGTGGAGCTGGGTGGGGTCAGATGCCGCCCGCGCCTCCGTTGCCGCAGGCTCAGGAAGCCCCCGCGTTCTACGACTCCCGCCGGAATGGCCGACAGCGTCTTGATGATGAGTACGGTAATCCTAACCCCCGCTCACGCCGGAACCATGGTGGTGATTACAATGGCGGTGACAATGGTAACTACAATGGGAGGGGGAAGAGGAAGTTTGGGGCTTACAACAGGAATTCAGAGTGGGGCCGGGACAGGGAGAGGAGTAGGGATTATTTGGATAGCCGGAATTAtggtgatgatgacgaggaggataGGGCTCCTGGGTATAGGAGGGACCGGCGAGCCAGTGCTGGGATTGATGAGGTTGGGAGTAGTGTCTCGGGCGTGGCCGGGGACAGACCAACATCGAAGCTGGAGGCTGTGGGGGAGTCAGAGTTGGAGGATACTGGCTCAAAGGTGAGCTCTAACAGTAATGTCAGGAAGGATGTTGATGTCGTGCAAGAGGTGCAGAATGAGAATGAGGCTAATAAAATGGAGGAGGATGCTAAGGTGTCTGATTCGGAGGTCGTTGAGAAAGGGATCAACAGTGAGAGTATTCATACTAATGCTTCTTCTGGTGTTGTTGAGGAGGGGGAGATAAATCATTCGCCAGTGCCCTCAGATGACAAGCCTGATGATGGTAGTATTATGGACGAGAAGGCTGAACATGACAAGAGTTTAGATGACAAGGCTGAAGATGAGAAGGGATCAAGCGTTGAAAATAATTTGCATGGTGGTTGTCAGAATTTGCTGAGCAATTGTAATTTTGCAAGAGCCCCAACAAGACCACGATCAATACCTGCTCATAGGAATGGAGCATCAACCCATAGAGATACTGCATTGGCCAAACAGGTAGATCTGGCTCCTCCGATGGTGATTGATGAATCAGCAAATGACAGCTCCTTGACTAATGTCCAGGGAGACAATAAAGATCACCTTGTCTGCCTAGAACATACTGACCCAAGTCTTGCTTGCAATCAAATGGTGGAACACGTGGGACTCCAAGAAGCAGCAGCACAAACTGAGATACGAGATGTGCAAGAACAGAACAGTACTGCACAACATTACACAGTTCAGGAAATTAAGGAGTGTGATGGACTGAATCCTACACTGGCTTCTCAGCACGATTGTTCGAAGCTTCAAGTGAGGGAAGAAGTGCAAATTTACAATATTGATACACCACCACAACATGAAGACTTGATTGATTCAGCTGATAAAGGGAAAACAACAGATAGTGTGGAATTATTACCTAATATCAAAGATGAAGCTGTTGTCACGATAAAACAGGAAGAACTTGGTCAATCTAGCTCATTTAAAATATGTGATCTCAACCTCATTGGTAGTCCAGAGCTTGCTGATATACGAAATGATCCTGGTTTTGGCCAGTGCTCCAATGTTGTATGTTCAATGGAGGTGCAAAATCAGCAGCCTTTTGATTTTGGAACAACTGTGGGTAACAATGCTAGTAACACTGACAGATTTTCCCAAATTCCGTTAAACGATAAGGTTATTCAAATAATTGATATTGAAGATGACCCTCCAATTGAACCTAGTGTGTCTGATACTTTAAGACCAAA AAGTGAGATGGTATATCCAAGCATGGATAATATGATGAGCTCTAGTGTGAACACAAACATTTTCCCTGGCACGCAAGATGGTTATAACATCGCAATTCCAGATTTCCTTGGTGCTGATATGCCATGCTACCCACCATTACATGCAGACCTTCATGCCGAGATGGGCCTAAATGATCCAGAG GTCATTACTGTCATGGATGATCCAATATATGATTCTCTAG GTTTTATGGAGGTTTGGGATCAGCAGCCTCCGGACTACAAATTCTTCTGA